The proteins below come from a single Pirellulales bacterium genomic window:
- a CDS encoding rhomboid family intramembrane serine protease has protein sequence MLIPYNTDAPLYHFPFVTIGLIAVNAIVFVVTAQVEPQFVEPWALQFGHGLQPGQWVTNNFLHADVVHLLGNMFFLWGFGLVVEGKLGWWRFLALYLTIGAIYSVIVQTIELGSEGSALGSSGVVFGLMVISLIWAPKNDMNCFMWFIRPVLVEVPITLFATAYLIWQGLVAWLMGFSMSSAMLHLIGAGVGAVFGVALLKFDWVDCEGWDLFAVWKDRLPTRVEQTSSAIQPASPPQPASLGEQQAEFLAAALRTRLESGDAAAAAQLYKKQRASNPVWNLNSADLMALIQALHKQKLWSESVPAMIDYLRQFPDNSARMRLKLAQILIDADRRPAKALKVLSKIPPSKLPADLQAVHDKLTARAKQLQAESEIEFVDDGDV, from the coding sequence ATGTTGATCCCATACAATACCGACGCGCCGCTATATCACTTCCCTTTCGTCACGATCGGGCTGATCGCCGTCAACGCGATCGTGTTCGTCGTCACAGCGCAGGTCGAGCCACAGTTCGTCGAGCCCTGGGCGCTGCAATTTGGCCACGGCCTTCAGCCCGGGCAATGGGTTACCAACAATTTTTTGCACGCCGACGTCGTGCATTTGCTGGGCAACATGTTTTTCCTGTGGGGCTTTGGCTTGGTCGTGGAAGGGAAGCTCGGCTGGTGGAGGTTCTTGGCTCTATATCTGACGATCGGCGCGATCTATAGCGTCATCGTTCAAACGATCGAGCTTGGTTCGGAGGGATCGGCTCTGGGATCCTCGGGAGTGGTCTTCGGCTTGATGGTGATCTCGCTGATTTGGGCGCCTAAGAATGACATGAACTGTTTTATGTGGTTCATTCGACCTGTGTTGGTCGAGGTGCCAATCACTCTCTTTGCCACCGCGTATTTGATCTGGCAAGGCCTCGTCGCCTGGTTGATGGGCTTCTCGATGTCGAGCGCGATGTTGCACCTGATCGGCGCGGGCGTGGGAGCCGTATTCGGCGTGGCGTTGCTCAAGTTCGATTGGGTCGATTGCGAAGGCTGGGACTTGTTCGCCGTGTGGAAGGACAGACTCCCCACGCGAGTCGAACAAACTTCCAGCGCGATTCAGCCCGCGTCGCCTCCTCAGCCGGCGTCTCTCGGCGAGCAGCAAGCGGAATTCCTCGCCGCCGCGCTGCGAACTCGCCTAGAGAGCGGCGATGCGGCCGCCGCAGCGCAACTCTACAAAAAGCAGCGCGCTTCGAATCCCGTATGGAACCTGAATTCGGCCGACTTGATGGCCTTGATCCAAGCGCTCCACAAGCAAAAGCTGTGGTCCGAATCGGTTCCCGCGATGATCGATTACCTGCGGCAGTTTCCCGATAATTCGGCCCGAATGCGGCTCAAACTCGCGCAAATCCTGATCGACGCCGACCGCCGCCCCGCCAAGGCGCTGAAAGTGCTGTCGAAAATCCCACCCTCGAAACTCCCCGCCGACCTGCAAGCCGTTCACGACAAACTGACGGCCCGCGCGAAACAATTGCAAGCGGAGTCCGAAATCGAGTTCGTCGATGACGGGGATGTGTAA
- a CDS encoding alpha/beta hydrolase, with amino-acid sequence MKRFLLFAVVFTATACLPFAALRADEPNYSRQEVIYGRKFGTALTMDVFSPKKDANRAGVIFVVSGGWYSDHNGINGAIPLYIQPLLDKGYTVFAVVHGSNPKYAVPEILEDLHRSVRFIRHNAKEYGIDPDRLGITGGSAGGHLSLMQGCAGKDGDPKASDPIDRESSRVQAVVSFYPPTDFLNWGEQGKVMLGTHPIVPIKGAFDFYHLDQKTKSFELITDETKREEIGRDISPINHVDKDNPPTLIIHGDKDALVPLQQAEIMAAKLKEAGVPSELIIKKGGEHNGELVKEYLPKMIEWFDKYLAKKEKSARRETRVQAGSVGLNSIAAPHAGRSRHPLLAIAAANG; translated from the coding sequence ATGAAACGCTTCCTGCTGTTTGCCGTCGTCTTCACCGCCACCGCCTGCCTACCGTTCGCTGCGCTACGCGCCGACGAGCCCAACTACTCCCGCCAGGAGGTCATCTACGGGCGCAAGTTCGGCACCGCGCTGACTATGGACGTTTTCTCCCCGAAGAAGGATGCCAATCGCGCCGGCGTGATATTCGTTGTCAGCGGCGGTTGGTATTCTGACCATAACGGAATCAACGGCGCCATTCCCCTCTACATCCAACCATTGCTCGACAAAGGCTATACGGTCTTCGCCGTCGTCCATGGCAGCAATCCGAAATACGCGGTTCCCGAAATCCTCGAAGATCTACATCGCTCCGTCCGTTTCATCCGCCACAACGCCAAGGAGTACGGCATCGATCCTGACCGCCTCGGCATCACGGGCGGATCGGCGGGCGGGCACCTGTCGCTGATGCAGGGCTGCGCCGGCAAGGACGGCGATCCCAAAGCCTCCGACCCGATCGACCGCGAATCCAGCCGCGTCCAAGCCGTCGTCTCCTTCTATCCGCCGACCGACTTTCTCAATTGGGGCGAGCAGGGCAAGGTCATGCTCGGCACGCACCCCATCGTCCCGATCAAAGGCGCCTTCGATTTCTACCACCTCGATCAGAAGACCAAGTCGTTTGAGCTGATCACCGACGAAACGAAGCGCGAGGAAATTGGCCGGGACATCTCGCCCATCAATCACGTGGACAAAGACAACCCGCCGACGCTCATCATCCACGGCGACAAGGACGCGCTGGTTCCGCTCCAGCAGGCCGAGATCATGGCTGCCAAGCTGAAGGAAGCCGGCGTTCCGTCGGAATTGATTATCAAGAAAGGGGGCGAACACAACGGCGAGTTGGTCAAGGAGTACCTGCCGAAGATGATCGAGTGGTTCGACAAGTATTTGGCGAAGAAGGAGAAATCGGCTCGCCGCGAGACGCGAGTACAGGCCGGATCCGTGGGACTGAATTCAATCGCCGCCCCACACGCTGGACGATCGCGTCACCCATTGCTTGCAATCGCTGCCGCTAACGGCTAG
- a CDS encoding NIPSNAP family protein: MSSLVPRREFLARSLAGGAVGVVGISAVSRLAEAAPPADAKRQVYELWLYQMTDGGMVQKADDYFQHALIPALRRAGAGPVGVFVESSKADAPVIYVLIPHAGMDSAAALSTTLRIDADYQKAGAAFLSASPKDPAYVNHEARLMRAARFMPALEAPMQKESRVFELRRYRSPSEAAFRKKLEMFETRELAIFRRVGLNPVFFGEMLFGPDMFNITYMLTYPDAAARGKAWGEFGKDPDWQKLRVTSGYTDAEIIANIKSLTLKPAPYSQI; this comes from the coding sequence ATGAGTTCGTTGGTGCCCCGGAGGGAATTCCTGGCTCGCTCTCTTGCCGGCGGCGCTGTGGGCGTCGTCGGTATCTCGGCGGTCTCTCGGCTCGCCGAGGCTGCCCCGCCAGCCGACGCCAAGCGGCAAGTTTACGAGCTGTGGCTCTACCAGATGACGGACGGCGGCATGGTCCAGAAGGCCGACGATTATTTCCAACACGCGCTCATCCCCGCCCTTCGCCGTGCGGGCGCCGGACCGGTCGGTGTGTTCGTCGAGTCCAGCAAGGCCGACGCTCCCGTGATCTATGTGCTGATACCGCACGCCGGAATGGATTCGGCCGCGGCCCTGTCCACGACACTCCGAATTGATGCGGACTATCAGAAGGCCGGCGCGGCTTTTTTGTCTGCCTCGCCGAAGGACCCGGCGTATGTGAACCACGAAGCGCGGCTGATGCGTGCGGCCCGTTTCATGCCCGCGCTCGAAGCGCCTATGCAGAAGGAAAGTCGCGTCTTCGAGCTGCGCCGCTATCGGAGTCCGAGCGAAGCCGCGTTCCGCAAGAAGCTCGAGATGTTTGAAACTCGCGAGCTGGCCATCTTCCGCCGCGTTGGTCTCAATCCGGTGTTCTTCGGCGAGATGCTGTTCGGCCCGGATATGTTCAACATCACCTACATGCTCACGTATCCGGACGCGGCGGCTCGCGGCAAGGCCTGGGGTGAGTTCGGCAAGGACCCCGACTGGCAAAAGCTCCGTGTCACGTCCGGTTACACCGACGCCGAAATCATCGCCAACATCAAAAGCTTGACCCTCAAGCCGGCCCCCTATTCGCAGATCTAA